A single Vigna radiata var. radiata cultivar VC1973A chromosome 8, Vradiata_ver6, whole genome shotgun sequence DNA region contains:
- the LOC106771302 gene encoding synaptotagmin-3 isoform X1, with amino-acid sequence MGLLSSCFGIIGFTLGIPIGILVGFFLFVYSETKHVKDPVVRPISELGPHALEELLPEIPLWVKTPEFERIDWLNKFLSDMWPYLDTAICKIIRSMAQPIFAEYIGKYQIKAIEFDKLSLGTLPPTICGMKVVETNEKELVMEQVIKWAGNPNIVLSLYVSSLKITVQLVDLQIFAAPRITLRPLVPTFPCFANIVVSLLEKPHVDFGMRVSGGDIMSIPGIYRFVQDTIKKQVANLYLWPRTLEIPILDESMVVMKKPVGILHVNVVRAQKLLKMDLLGTSDPYVKLSLTGDKLPAKKTTVKRKNLNPVWNEKFKIVVKDPQSQVLQLQVYDWDKVGAHDKLGMQLVPLKVLKPYENKEFTLDLLKDTNLNETPNKKPRGKIVVDLTFVPFKEDSSKFGGPSEGYSRKESGIDVVSDDEVQEGAGLLSIVIIEAEEVEGEHHNNPFAVLTFRGEKKRTKMMKKTRHPRWNEEFQFMLEEPPQHEKIHIEVLSRRKNLSFLSKQERLGHVEINLRDVVHNGRINDKYNLINSKNGVMHVEIRWKVV; translated from the exons ATGGGGCTGCTGAGCAGTTGCTTCGGGATTATCGGTTTCACTCTTGGGATACCTATTGGAATCCTCGTGGGCTTCTTTCTCTTTGTCTACTCAGAAACCAAACACGTCAAG GACCCTGTTGTTAGGCCGATTAGTGAATTGGGCCCACATGCTTTGGAGGAACTTCTACCAGAGATTCCTCTCTGGGTGAAGACGCCTGAATTCGAACGA ATTGATTGGTTGAACAAGTTTTTGTCGGATATGTGGCCTTACTTAGACACG GCAATCTGTAAAATTATTAGAAGCATGGCACAGCCGATATTTGCTGAGTACATTGGGAAGTATCAGATCAAAGCAATTGAGTTTGACAAGTTAAGTCTTGGTACTCTTCCTCCTACTATCTGCG GTATGAAAGTTGTAGAAACAAATGAAAAGGAATTGGTGATGGAACAAGTTATCAAATGGGCTGGCAATCCAAACATAGTGTTGTCTTTGTATGTGTCCTCTTTGAAGATCACCGTTCAG TTGGTGGACTTACAAATATTTGCAGCACCACGAATAACTTTAAGACCTCTGGTGCCTACATTTCCATGTTTTGCAAATATTGTGGTATCTTTGTTGGAGAAG CCTCACGTGGATTTTGGGATGAGAGTATCTGGAGGGGATATCATGTCAATACCTGGTATCTATAGATTTGTACAG gatacaataaaaaaacaagttgCTAATCTCTATCTCTGGCCTCGAACCCTGGAAATCCCTATTCTTGATGAGTCAAT GGTGGTAATGAAGAAGCCTGTGGGGATATTACATGTGAATGTGGTTCGTGCTCAAAAGCTCTTAAAGATGGATTTGTTGGGAACTTCTGATCCTTACGTTAAACTAAGTCTTACAGGAGACAAACTTCCAGCAAAGAAAACCACTGTCAAGAGAAAGAATTTGAATCCTGTGTGGAATGAGAAGTTCAAGATCGTTGTAAAAGACCCTCAATCTCAAGTTCTTCAATTACAAGTTTATGACTGGGACAAG GTTGGTGCACATGATAAGCTGGGAATGCAGTTGGTCCCTCTGAAGGTTCTTAAGCCGTATGAGAATAAAGAGTTCACACTGGATTTACTGAAGGACACAAATCTGAATGAAACTCCAAACAAGAAGCCTAGAGGGAAAATTGTGGTGGACTTGACTTTTGTTCCTTTCAAAGAAGACAGCAGCAAGTTTGGTGGACCTTCTGAAGGATATAGCAGGAAGGAAAGTGGAATTGATGTTGTATCCGATGATGAAGTTCAAGAAGGAGCAGGTTTGCTTTCAATTGTTATAATAGAGGCAGAAGAGGTTGAGGGGGAACATCACAACAACCCATTTGCAGTGCTCACCTTTAGaggggaaaagaaaagaacaaag ATGATGAAGAAAACTCGTCACCCGCGATGGAATGAAGAATTCCAATTCATGCTAGAAGAGCCTCCTCAACATGAGAAGATACACATTGAGGTCCTTAGCAGGAGGAAGAACTTGAGTTTTCTGTCAAAG CAGGAAAGACTGGGGCATGTGGAGATTAACCTTAGAGATGTGGTGCACAATGGTCGCATTAATGACAAATACAATCTTATAAATTCAAAGAATGGAGTGATGCATGTTGAGATAAGATGGAAGGTGGTTTAA
- the LOC106771302 gene encoding synaptotagmin-3 isoform X2, producing MGLLSSCFGIIGFTLGIPIGILVGFFLFVYSETKHVKDPVVRPISELGPHALEELLPEIPLWVKTPEFERIDWLNKFLSDMWPYLDTAICKIIRSMAQPIFAEYIGKYQIKAIEFDKLSLGTLPPTICGMKVVETNEKELVMEQVIKWAGNPNIVLSLYVSSLKITVQLVDLQIFAAPRITLRPLVPTFPCFANIVVSLLEKPHVDFGMRVSGGDIMSIPGIYRFVQDTIKKQVANLYLWPRTLEIPILDESMVVMKKPVGILHVNVVRAQKLLKMDLLGTSDPYVKLSLTGDKLPAKKTTVKRKNLNPVWNEKFKIVVKDPQSQVLQLQVYDWDKVGAHDKLGMQLVPLKVLKPYENKEFTLDLLKDTNLNETPNKKPRGKIVVDLTFVPFKEDSSKFGGPSEGYSRKESGIDVVSDDEVQEGAGLLSIVIIEAEEVEGEHHNNPFAVLTFRGEKKRTKMMKKTRHPRWNEEFQFMLEEPPQHEKIHIEVLSRRKNLSFLSKERLGHVEINLRDVVHNGRINDKYNLINSKNGVMHVEIRWKVV from the exons ATGGGGCTGCTGAGCAGTTGCTTCGGGATTATCGGTTTCACTCTTGGGATACCTATTGGAATCCTCGTGGGCTTCTTTCTCTTTGTCTACTCAGAAACCAAACACGTCAAG GACCCTGTTGTTAGGCCGATTAGTGAATTGGGCCCACATGCTTTGGAGGAACTTCTACCAGAGATTCCTCTCTGGGTGAAGACGCCTGAATTCGAACGA ATTGATTGGTTGAACAAGTTTTTGTCGGATATGTGGCCTTACTTAGACACG GCAATCTGTAAAATTATTAGAAGCATGGCACAGCCGATATTTGCTGAGTACATTGGGAAGTATCAGATCAAAGCAATTGAGTTTGACAAGTTAAGTCTTGGTACTCTTCCTCCTACTATCTGCG GTATGAAAGTTGTAGAAACAAATGAAAAGGAATTGGTGATGGAACAAGTTATCAAATGGGCTGGCAATCCAAACATAGTGTTGTCTTTGTATGTGTCCTCTTTGAAGATCACCGTTCAG TTGGTGGACTTACAAATATTTGCAGCACCACGAATAACTTTAAGACCTCTGGTGCCTACATTTCCATGTTTTGCAAATATTGTGGTATCTTTGTTGGAGAAG CCTCACGTGGATTTTGGGATGAGAGTATCTGGAGGGGATATCATGTCAATACCTGGTATCTATAGATTTGTACAG gatacaataaaaaaacaagttgCTAATCTCTATCTCTGGCCTCGAACCCTGGAAATCCCTATTCTTGATGAGTCAAT GGTGGTAATGAAGAAGCCTGTGGGGATATTACATGTGAATGTGGTTCGTGCTCAAAAGCTCTTAAAGATGGATTTGTTGGGAACTTCTGATCCTTACGTTAAACTAAGTCTTACAGGAGACAAACTTCCAGCAAAGAAAACCACTGTCAAGAGAAAGAATTTGAATCCTGTGTGGAATGAGAAGTTCAAGATCGTTGTAAAAGACCCTCAATCTCAAGTTCTTCAATTACAAGTTTATGACTGGGACAAG GTTGGTGCACATGATAAGCTGGGAATGCAGTTGGTCCCTCTGAAGGTTCTTAAGCCGTATGAGAATAAAGAGTTCACACTGGATTTACTGAAGGACACAAATCTGAATGAAACTCCAAACAAGAAGCCTAGAGGGAAAATTGTGGTGGACTTGACTTTTGTTCCTTTCAAAGAAGACAGCAGCAAGTTTGGTGGACCTTCTGAAGGATATAGCAGGAAGGAAAGTGGAATTGATGTTGTATCCGATGATGAAGTTCAAGAAGGAGCAGGTTTGCTTTCAATTGTTATAATAGAGGCAGAAGAGGTTGAGGGGGAACATCACAACAACCCATTTGCAGTGCTCACCTTTAGaggggaaaagaaaagaacaaag ATGATGAAGAAAACTCGTCACCCGCGATGGAATGAAGAATTCCAATTCATGCTAGAAGAGCCTCCTCAACATGAGAAGATACACATTGAGGTCCTTAGCAGGAGGAAGAACTTGAGTTTTCTGTCAAAG GAAAGACTGGGGCATGTGGAGATTAACCTTAGAGATGTGGTGCACAATGGTCGCATTAATGACAAATACAATCTTATAAATTCAAAGAATGGAGTGATGCATGTTGAGATAAGATGGAAGGTGGTTTAA
- the LOC106772403 gene encoding uncharacterized protein LOC106772403 translates to MASKWKKAKVALGLNLCMFVPRTLDDDSPPHTVVSERLSDAALLSPANWNTSSSRPTTPLSSFHGLKLSKSSSKSSKQTCSICLTKMKQGSGHAIFTAECSHSFHFHCIASNVKHGNQICPVCRAKWKEIPLSGPSLDPIPGRVSPSPINWPQNDALMAVVHRLPLPHPHRDLNRRHVVPLYQASEPGIFDDDESLNHQNVFSERSPCIENTEDTEAARAIEIKTFPEVSAALGSKTHSNFTVLVHLKAAASADTAAVKRQNLSRNQANLAQISQTPRAPVDLVTVLDVSGSMAGTKLALLKRAMGFVIQNLGSNDRLSVIAFSSTARRLFPLCRMTDSGRQQALQAVNSLVANGGTNIAEGLRKGAKIMEDRKEKNPVASIILLSDGQDNYTVNGSGTNQPQPNYQFLLPTSISGDDSSGFQIPVHAFGFGADHDASLMHSISEISGGTFSFIETEAVLQDAFAQCIGGLLSVVVQELQVGIECIHPNLSLVSLKAGSYPTRVVADGRKGLIEVGDLYADEERDFLVSVNVPAASGNETSLIKVKCVYKDPLTQETATIESEEVKIKRTEISGQVVMSLEVDRQRNRLQAAEAMAQARVAAERGDLSGAILILENFRKMLSETVSAKSNDRLCVALDAELKEMQERMASRHVYEASGRAYILSGLSSHSWQRATARGDSTDRSSLVQAYQTPSMAEMLTRSQATLLGSPSGQRLLQPLLSVRSQPSPR, encoded by the exons ATGGCAAGCAAGTGGAAGAAAGCCAAGGTCGCGCTTGGTCTCAACCTCTGCATGTTCGTCCCCAGAACGTTAGACGACGATTCGCCGCCCCACACGGTGGTTTCCGAGCGCCTCTCCGACGCCGCCCTACTATCTCCGGCCAACTGGAACACCAGCTCTTCCCGCCCCACCACGCCGCTTTCCTCTTTTCACGGCTTGAAACTTTCCAAAAGTAGCAGCAAATCCTCCAAG CAAACCTGCTCAATATGCTTAACCAAAATGAAGCAAGGATCCGGCCATGCTATATTCACTGCAGAATGTTCACATTCCTTCCATTTCCACTGCATTGCTTCAAATGTGAAACATGGAAACCAAATATGTCCGGTGTGTAGAGCAAAGTGGAAGGAAATACCCTTATCGGGTCCCAGTTTGGATCCTATTCCTGGCAGAGTTTCACCAAGTCCCATCAATTGGCCCCAAAATGATGCTTTGATGGCAGTGGTCCACCGTCTACCCCTACCTCATCCTCACCGAGATTTAAATAGGAGGCATGTTGTGCCACTTTATCAGGCTTCTGAGCCAGGCATATTTGACGATGATGAATCCTTGAATCATCAAAATGTGTTTTCTGAGCGAAGTCCTTGCATTGAGAATACTGAAGATACTGAGGCTGCTAGAGCTATAGAGATTAAAACATTCCCAGAAGTATCTGCTGCTCTGGGATCCAAAACTCATTCTAACTTCACAGTTTTGGTTCATCTCAAAGCTGCTGCTTCCGCAGATACAGCTGCAGTTAAAAGACAAAACCTTAGTAGAAACCAGGCAAACTTGGCACAGATTTCTCAGACTCCACGTGCCCCTGTCGACTTGGTCACAGTGCTTGATGTGAGTGGTAGCATGGCTGGAACTAAGCTTGCACTACTCAAAAGAGCAATGGGGTTTGTCATACAGAACCTGGGCTCTAATGACCGACTCTCTGTTATTGCCTTTTCTTCCACAGCTCGCCGCCTCTTTCCTTTGTGCAGAATGACTGATTCTGGGCGACAGCAGGCACTGCAAGCTGTTAATTCTTTGGTTGCAAATGGTGGTACCAATATCGCAGAAGGGCTGAGAAAAGGTGCCAAGATAATGGAAGATCGAAAGGAAAAGAATCCAGTTGCCAGTATTATCCTGCTGTCCGATGGTCAAGATAATTACACTGTCAATGGCTCTGGAACTAACCAGCCTCAACCAAATTACCAGTTTCTTCTGCCCACTTCTATCAGTGGTGATGATAGTTCAGGATTTCAAATTCCTGTGCATGCTTTTGGATTTGGTGCAGATCACGATGCTTCACTGATGCACTCCATTTCAGAGATTTCTGGTGGCACATTTTCATTCATTGAGACTGAAGCCGTATTACAGGATGCGTTTGCACAATGCATTGGAGGACTTCTGAGCGTAGTTGTTCAGGAGCTTCAAGTGGGAATTGAGTGTATACACCCAAATCTCAGTCTTGTCTCACTAAAAGCAGGAAGTTACCCAACCCGTGTGGTGGCGGATGGACGCAAAGGATTGATTGAAGTCGGAGACCTGTATGCCGATGAAGAGAGAGATTTTCTAGTGTCAGTTAATGTCCCTGCTGCATCTGGCAATGAAACATCATTGATAAAGGTGAAATGTGTATACAAGGATCCCTTAACTCAGGAAACGGCAACAATAGAAAGTGAGGAAGTTAAGATTAAGCGGACAGAAATCTCTGGGCAGGTAGTAATGTCACTTGAAGTGGACAGACAGCGGAACAGGCTCCAAGCAGCCGAGGCAATGGCCCAGGCTCGTGTTGCAGCTGAACGGGGGGACCTAAGTGGAGCAATATTAATTCTTGAAAACTTTAGAAAGATGCTCTCGGAGACTGTTTCGGCGAAATCGAACGATCGCCTATGTGTTGCATTAGATGCTGAGCTTAAGGAAATGCAAGAGCGGATGGCGAGTAGACATGTGTATGAAGCATCTGGGAGAGCATATATACTTTCTGGATTGAGTTCACATTCATGGCAAAGAGCAACAGCAAGAGGTGATTCCACTGATAGGTCGAGTCTTGTTCAGGCATATCAGACACCATCAATGGCTGAGATGCTTACTCGATCTCAGGCCACGTTACTAGGTAGTCCATCAGGGCAGAGGCTTCTCCAGCCTCTGTTGTCAGTCAGATCACAACCAAGCCCACGGTGA
- the LOC106771439 gene encoding uncharacterized protein LOC106771439: protein MTTVQSEEAAKGTATTDKAFKRWGRRSPFLRYGLPMISLTVLGSLGLAQLLQGSKDIARVKDDQEWEIIETRKALSRTGPVHSYNPKQISLDDELKALQQKVDINSYEYKKIPKPNEGHQD from the exons ATGACTACGGTCCAGAGTGAGGAGGCAGCAAAAGGAACTGCCACAACTGACAAAGCATTCAAAAGATGGGGAAGGAGAAGCCCATTTTTGAGATACGGCCTTCCTATGATCTCTCTCACCGTCCTCGGCTCTCTAGGCCTTGCCCAACTCTTGCAAGGCAG CAAGGATATTGCAAGGGTGAAAGATGATCAAGAGTGGGAAATAATTGAAACAAGAAAAGCATTGTCTAGGACAGGACCAGTGCATTCGTACAATCCAAAACAGATTTCCTTGGACGATGAGCTAAAG GCTTTGCAACAAAAGGTGGACATTAACAGCTATGAATACAAGAAAATTCCTAAACCAAATGAAGGCCATCAAGACTAG
- the LOC106770617 gene encoding BTB/POZ domain-containing protein At5g03250: MACMKLGSKSEMFYLYGQSWLCSTGLPSDIIIEIGNTSFHLHKFPLISRSRELESLMREVPCEPDKSVLELHGLPGGAKAFLHVAKFCYGVKMELTASNVVGLRCAAEYLQMSENYGEGNLIMQTEKFLNHVFGYWTDTLVALKTCEEVLPMAEELHIASRCINSLVLKVADQSLVNLPVSSGPSVAQSPEDAQVWNGISLTPKASGEDWWFDDVSSLSLPLYKRFIGGASARNIKPNRIAGSLVYYAKKHIPLLGSQTSSQSGNSSSLKSSLSTPSEADQRNLIEEIVELLPNEKGIAPTKFLLGCLRTAMALYASSSCCSSLEKRIGSQLDEADLEDLLIPNIGFSMETVHDIDCVQRMLDHFMIVEHDLIDTTSNDIEEDRQIVGSSQPLSPMAKVANLIDSYLAEVAPDVNVKLPKFQSLAAVIPDHVRTLDDGLYRAIDIYLKNHHWLTDSEKEQICRLMNCQKLSLEASTHAAQNERLPLRVVVQVLFFEQLKLRTSVASWFFASDNVENSQNLNANLPLIRNDGSIPHNPVVAFDNMKERVAELEKEYLSMKQDLEKMMKSKRGWNVLLRKLGWKPVPKPSNANVSKPCRKSKISPATTAQMEEKAMEVK, from the exons ATGGCGTGCATGAAGCTGGGATCCAAATCTGAAATGTTTTACCTCTATGGCCAAAGTTG GCTGTGCTCAACTGGACTCCCAAGTGATATCATCATTGAAATTGGTAATACATCTTTCCATCTCCACAAG TTTCCACTGATATCAAGAAGCAGGGAGCTAGAAAGTTTGATGAGAGAAGTACCATGCGAACCTGATAAGTCTGTTTTGGAACTGCATGGTCTACCTGGAGGAGCCAAGGCCTTTTTGCATGTTGCTAAGTTTTGTTATGGTGTCAAAATGGAGTTAACTGCATCGAATGTGGTTGGTCTCAGGTGCGCAGCAGAGTACCTCCAAATGAGTGAGAACTATGGAGAGGGGAACCTCATCATGCAAACAGAAAAATTCCTTAATCATGTGTTTGGTTACTGGACAGACACTCTCGTTGCTCTTAAAACATGCGAGGAGGTTTTACCTATGGCTGAAGAGCTTCACATTGCTTCACGTTGTATTAACTCTTTGGTGCTGAAAGTAGCAGATCAAAGTTTGGTTAATTTGCCTGTCTCATCAGGTCCAAGTGTTGCTCAGAGTCCAGAGGATGCACAAGTGTGGAATGGAATAAGCCTAACACCAAAGGCATCAGGTGAAGATTGGTGGTTTGATGATGTATCTTCTCTTAGTTTGCCATTGTATAAAAGGTTCATAGGAGGTGCTAGTGCACGAAACATTAAACCTAATAGAATTGCTGGATCGCTTGTTTACTATGCAAAAAAGCACATCCCCTTATTGGGAAGTCAAACAAGCTCACAGAGTGGAAACTCGTCTTCTCTTAAGTCATCTCTTTCTACCCCTTCTGAAGCAGATCAGAGGAATCTTATTGAGGAAATAGTGGAGTTGCTGCCAAATGAAAAGGGCATAGCACCAACCAAGTTTCTATTGGGGTGTCTGCGGACAGCAATGGCCTTATATGCTAGTTCATCTTGCTGTTCAAGCTTGGAGAAAAGGATTGGTTCTCAATTAGATGAAGCTGATCTGGAAGATCTTTTGATTCCAAATATTGGATTCTCAATGGAGACTGTTCATGACATTGACTGTGTCCAAAGAATGCTTGACCATTTCATGATTGTAGAGCATGACCTAATTGATACTACGTCTAATGATATAGAGGAAGACAGGCAAATAGTTGGAAGTTCTCAACCTCTGAGCCCAATGGCAAAAGTGGCTAACCTGATAGATTCTTATTTAGCTGAAGTTGCACCTGATGTAAATGTGAAGTTACCAAAATTTCAATCACTTGCTGCTGTAATTCCTGATCATGTCAGGACCCTGGATGACGGTTTATACCGTGCCATTGATATATATCTCAAG AATCATCATTGGCTGACAGACTCTGAGAAGGAACAAATCTGCAGGCTCATGAATTGCCAGAAGCTGTCATTGGAAGCCAGCACACATGCAGCTCAAAATGAGAGGTTACCACTTCGTGTAGTAGTGCAAGTCTTGTTCTTTGAACAACTGAAGCTGCGCACATCTGTTGCTAGCTGGTTCTTTGCTTCTGACAATGTTGAGAACTCGCAAAACCTGAATGCAAATCTGCCTCTGATAAGAAATGATGGCAGCATTCCTCACAACCCGGTTGTGGCTTTTGATAACATGAAAGAGAGAGTGGCTGAACTTGAGAAGGAGTACTTGAGCATGAAGCAAGATTTGGAAAAAATGATGAAGTCAAAGAGAGGTTGGAACGTTCTCCTTAGGAAATTGGGTTGGAAGCCTGTGCCTAAACCCTCTAATGCCAATGTCTCGAAGCCATGCCGGAAGTCCAAAATATCACCAGCAACTACAGCCCAGATGGAGGAAAAGGCCATGGAAGTGAAATGA